Below is a window of Tolypothrix bouteillei VB521301 DNA.
GAGTATTTTCCCCCCTTTTTAAGGGGGGTAGGGGGGATCAAAAGCCTGCGGCACAAGTTTAGAAGACTTGTGTGTACACCGTAGCTTGAAAAGGGGGGAATAAAGTTCCTCTTTCGATTGGGGAAGTGGGGCTCTTCAAGGATTAGATATTGTTAACTGAACCGTATTGATCTATATTGTGTCGATTTGAGGGTTTAGAAAACAGAGCAAGATGCATTGAGAGAAGTAGAATTGTAAAGTACCGTCCCAGGTGCTCCTGCGACTAAAACAATATCGCCATTGCGATCTATTACCCAATTAGAGGCTTCCACAATTTGAGTTGATAAATGTGTTGTGGCAGTGCCGCTTGCTTCTAAACTGGTCCTATTTACGGCTTCAGTCGTTCCCACATAAGATAGAGGTATCACCCATTGAGCAAGTACGGAGTCTTCCGTTAATGGTTCTATAGGAGAAGGTGGTAATCCTCCACGTCCGGTAGCAGTAAATGAATTCTTTCTTTGTCTCCCTCCTCGATTGCAACCAGTCGAAACTCGCTGTGTGGCATCTACTAAATTGACTGGCAGTTCAACTAAATTACCACTAGGGTCGATGTCAGGTGTGTTGATTTGCACCGTCCCGTTGATTCCAAACTGGGAACTAACGTTAATATCACTTAACTGAGTGAGAGAAGGGCGGTACTGTAACCCATAAATACCATTCGTGATGATATTTATGTTTCCTCCACGACCTTCAAAGGCATTAGCACTAATGTCACTGTTTTCTTCTGCAACAGCAACGATAAAGCCGTTGTTTGCATTAATTGTAATATTGCCACCATTGCCTTTACCTTGGTTAATACCTGCAGTTGCAGAAACCGTACCGCCGCGACGCAGTAGCAGCAAATCGGTGTTGAGCGTAATGTTTCCACCATCAGCCGTAAAAGACTCTGCGTTAATCTCACCCCTGTCTTTTACGCTAATGCGGGGTGAGTTTACGGTTAGATTTCCCGCCTGTCCCTGACCCCGACTGCGAACGGACAGAGAACTTAGGCGCTCATTTGTGTTGGAAATTCCTGTCACTTCTACAGCATCTTTAACATTAATGACCAGATTACCACTACTTCCGGTACTTGTCTGTGATGTCTCTGCTGCCAGAGAACCACCGTCACGAACAATTAAGCGTCTGGCGTTCAAATTTACATTACCTGCATCACCAGAACTATTTGTAGATGTTGCGATCGCACTACTCAAGATATCGTTAAAAGAGGTGCCAACAACTTCTACTATATTGGAGGCATCAATAGTTAAAGAACCCCCCTTACCTGCACCAAATGTAGCAGTTAATACTTGTGCCCCATCTAAAAGAAGCAAGGACTCAGTTTTCAGTATCAAATCTCCAGCATCCCCTGTTGAGTTTGGTATTGTAGAAGCATACAAGCCACTACCAAACTTACCATCAGTGCTTGTCCCAATTAGTTGCACGTTTTTAGCATCAATAGTTAAAGAACCCCCCTTACCCGCACCAAATGTACCAGTACTTACTTGTGCTCCATCTTTAGCAAGCAAGGAGTCAGTTTTTATGGTCAAAGAACCTGCATCCCCTGTTGAGTTTCGCTGTGAAGTGGCAGATATATCACCATCAATCAATTGTATGTTTTGAGCATCAATAGTTAAAGAACCTCCCTTACCTGCACCAAATGTACTAGCACTCACTTCTGCCCCATTGTTGATGAGCAATGAATCAGTTTTTATGGTCAAAGAACCTGCATCCCCTGTTGATACAGAGGAGGTTAACAAGCCACTAGCGAATCGACGATTACTGCTTGTACCAATTAGTTGCACGTCTTTAGCATCAATAGTTAAAGAACCCCCCTTACCCGCACCAAATGTACCAGTAAATATGACTGCCCCATCTTTGACAAGTAAGGAATCAGTTTTTATGGTCAAAGAACCTGCATCTCCTGTTGAGGATGAGGCAGTAGTTAAACTACTGAGAAATTGAGGATTTCCGCTTCTACCACTCAACTGCACATCTTGAGCATCAATAATTAAAAAACCACCCTTACCTGCACCTAATGTACCAGTACTGATTTGTGCCCCATCTTTGACAAGTAAGGAATCAGTTTTTATGGTCAAAGAACCTGCATCCCCTGTTGAGTTTAGTTCTGAGGAAGCAAATAAGCCACTACTTATACCAATTAGTTGTATGTTTTGAGCATCAATAGTTAAAGAACCCCCCTTACCCGCACCAAATGTAGCAGCACTCACTACTGCCACATCTTTAACAAGCAAGGAATCAGTTTTTATGGTCAAAGAACCTGCATTCCCTGTTGAATTTTGTTCTGAGAAACTAAATAAGCCGCTACCTCTACCTGTTGTGCCGCCTGTACCAATAATTTGTATGTCTTGAGCATTAACAATCAACGATCCCCCCTTGCCTATACCAAATGTACCAGCACCTATTTGTGACCCACCCTGAACCAGCAAGTTGCTAGTCCTAATATTGACATTACCTCCGTGTCCTTTTGCTTCTGGTTGTACAGCATTAATAATCGAACTAATATTGTTAAGATTGATAGCGACAGTTGCATGAATATCGATATTTCCTGACTGACTGCTATCAGAACCTATGCCTCTCGCTATGCCTGCGTATAAGCCACTTCTGCTTCTCATTTCTAAATTCCGAGCATTTATCGCGATACTTCCACCATCGCCTGCGATCGCATCCACTACAGATCCATTGCTCAGGAAAACATCACTTCTTTCTACACCATTGGGAAAATTCAAACTTAGATTCTGACCATCGACCTTCAATTCCACTGTCCCTACACCTGCCAAGCCACCTAGCTCCACTCGCCCGCCAAAAGCATATAAACTGCCACCATCCATTTGGATCTCACCGCCTACCAACAACAAACTCTTGCCATCTGGGACTCGCAAACCCCGAGCAATAAAACTAGAAGATGGATCTAATTCGGAAGGTGCAACGGAGTTATTGACGATCGCACCCGCGCTTATCTGGTTAAAGAGCAATGCATCGGGGTTGATAGTTAACACAGGTGGAACTTCGGGCTTGGTAGCGCTGAAGTTTCCTATTCCTCCAAAGCGAACTGCGTTTGCTGTTGTCGCTACAAACGAACCACCAATATCCAACCGAGCATTGGAACCGAACACAATTCCATTGGGGTTAAGTAAGAAGAGATTGGCACTGCCTTCGGTTCCCAAAGTCCCAAAAATATTCGATACTTGTCCGCCCGTAACTCTCGTGAGGATATTCTCCACCCCGCTAGGGTTCGCAAAGTACACTCTTTGATCATCATTAATATTGAATTGACTGAAGCTGTGAAAGAGATTGCCTCCCCGCCTAGCACCACCTTCAATACGATCGCCGTTCACTCCATTAATGATAATATTAGATTTAACGACTGAACTTTCCGCTCCTAAGGTATTATCTGGAGTCATTTGAGCGCGGATGGGTGTGCTCACCATTACTATAGCACTACAAAATAGTAACAACTGAAGCCAGTTTTGTCTTCTTAAATTGAGATGGTTAAGATCTTCTAAGTAGTTATTTTGGAGATGCATGGATATTAGTTGAACTGGGAGGATGTATTGAAATGTATTTCTCCTTACATTTAACTTACGCAAAATTTCGTGCCATGTCTAGCGAAAACTGACTGGCAATTGAAATCTTTAAATTTAATTTGTATTCTGCGCTATCTGTCACATACAAAAAGAAGCTAAAATAGACATTAAATTCTACGTAATAGTTATTGGGAATTCATTGGGAGAAAGACTGTAAACTCAGTCCCTTTATCTAACTCCGACTTGCAAGTGATTTTCCCACTATGTTTTTCCACCACAATCTGATAAGTAATAGCTAAACCCAAACCAGTGCCAATCCCTCGAGGTTTTGTCGTAAAAAATGTTTCAAATATTTTGCTCTGATTTTCTAACGAAATACCCGAACCGTTATCTCCAATCCTTACAACAACCATGTCTAAATCGCCAAGTTCGGTTGTAATCGTAATTTCGGGAATAACTTGAGAAGTGTCTGCATTTTTTTCTTCTAAAGCATCAACGGCATTAGATAATAAATTCATAAACACTTGATATAATAACCCAGGATAACCCGGAACATTGGGAATTTCTCCGTAGTTACGTACAATATTAATACCTTTTTTTAACCGATTTTGCAAAATTAAGAGCGTGCTGTTCAAACAAGCGTGTATATCTACAAATTGAATTTCTCCCTCATCCAATCGGGCAAAATCTTTTAAACTTCGAGCAATTTCACGGGTTCGATCGGCACCAAATTCTATAGAAGTCAATAGTTTTGGTAAATCTACTTCTAAAAAATCTAAATCTATCTCCTCAGCAAGTGCTTGGACGGAAACGGGGGGATTCGGTATTTCAGTTTTGTAAGTTTGTAACAAAGTGAGAATATCATGAGTGTAGTTTTTTGCATGGACAAGATTGCCAGAAATAAAATTAACAGGATTGATAATCTCATGAGCAACTCCTGCAAGCATTCTTCCCAAGCTACACATTTTTTCATTTTGAATCAGTCGAGCTTGGGTTTCCACATTTTGTTCTTCTAAAAGTTTCTTAACCTGTTGAATAAGTTGGTTGAGAGAGATTGCTAATTCCCCAACTTCATCTTCTGTAATGACAGGTACTTGTAAATCAAAATTGGCTTCTTTAGTGACTTGTTTGGCAACTGCTGTCACTGCTTTGATCGGGCGAGCAATAGTACGACTTGTGTAGAACGCAAATGCTGTAGCAAGTGCTGTAGATAACAGTATACTGCCAATAATAATTTGAACTTGCAGTGTCGCTACCTGATTTTGGGCAAGATCTGCTTGTTTTTGACGCTCCTGAATTGATAGAGTGAATAATTTTAATTCATGAGTAAATTTATTAAATTGAATTACATCTGGATGTTGATAAAATTGCCAGATGAGCGATCGCGCTTCCGATTCTTCTTGAGATTTGGCATTAGAATTCAGTTTTTGAAGTAGAAGTTGAACCTGTTGAAAATACTCCGTGAATGTCATCTCGTGCTTTTCTAGAAAACCCTGTAAATCCTTTTGAGAATGGGTTTTACTAAATTCTTGCAATCGCTCGATTAACTTTTTTGTTTCCGTTAGATGAATCAATAAATCAGAATTTTTTGCTTGCACAATCTGGGATTGTTTCAAAATAGGCACAATTTCTTGCTGGTGGCTTTGGATTTCTAATAAAGCGCCTTGCAGTTCACTTAACAATCCTCCTTCTTCATCTGCTACCATCATTTGAGCCCTAGCTTTTTGATAGTAGCGATTGCCGATTTCCAATCCTGCTATTGTCCCCAAAACAGCAATTCCCAACGCCAGACCATAACCCATCACAATTTTTTGTCGAATACTAAGTCGGTGGAATGTTCGTTTAACGAAGTTAGAAGAGCTTACCTGAGGTGTCAAAGTCATGCTGCACTCGATATTAATTTTTTTTAGCAACCAGTAGAGTAATAAAAACGAGGAACTAGTCCGTAAGGGCTATACGCTAAATTTTATACAAAATATTTGATAGTTTAGCAAATCACCATTCCTATATCTTGGTAAAAAATACGGAAACCATCCTCAAACTATTAAGATTGAAGCATTAGAATACGTATTCACAACCCTCAAACAGTATGCCTCTATCCCGTGCGATCGCGTTGATTGTTGGTCTGATCGTTATCCTGGGACTCAGCCTATGGTTGATTAATTCTCTTATTCAGCTTTACTGGCAATTATCTTGGAGTTCTCCCCTGCTGGGTAACTTACTGTCGATCTTAGTCGTTATTTGTATAGCAGCCTTAATTGGTGGATTTGTTTACTATATATTAGTGATTCAGGCAGGAGAGCAGCGTCAACGCCGCAAGCGCAGACAGCAAGCAAATATCCAAGTTCCAGACGCCAGACCCGAAGCAGCTTCTTCCACTTTACAAGCTGTGCGACAGCAGTTGGAGCAAGTTCAAGATGAAGTCACCCGTCAAGCTTTACTTAGCAAATCGCGAGAAATTGAAGCGAATCTTGCTCGTGGTGAGATTCAAGTGGTGGTATTTGGTACGGGGAGTGCTGGAAAAACCTCTTTAGTGAATGCAATTTTGGGACGCGTGGTTGGTAAGGTTGATGCGCCCATGGGAACCACTCAAGTTGGAGAAACTTACTGTTTGAGATTAAAGGGATTAGAACGCAAAATTTTAATTACGGATACACCAGGGATTTTAGAAGCAGGTGTGGCGGGAACTGAACGGGAACAGCTTGCACGAGAACTAGCAACGGAAGCAAATTTACTCTTATTTGTTGTAGATAATGATATTCGGCGTTCCGAATACGAACCGTTGCGATCTCTGGCAGAAATTGGTAAGCGATCGCTTGTTGTCTTAAATAAAGTCGATCTTTATACAGACGAAGATAAAGAAGTTATTTTGGCACGTTTGCGCGAACGAGTGCGCGGATTTATTGCACCCAGTGATGTTGTGGCAATTTCAGCCAATCCTCAAGTGGTGGAGTTAGAAGAAGGCGGTCTCTTTCAACCAGAACCCGAAATCTTACCATTACTCAAGCGAATGGCAGCAATTTTGCGAGCAGAGGGTGAAGATTTGGTGGCTGATAATATCCTCCTGCAATCTTTGCGCTTGGGTGAAGAAGCAAGAAAAATTATCGATGCTCAACGTCGCCGCCAAGCTAATAAAATAGTTGAGCGATTTCAATGGATTGTTGCTGGTGTGGTTTCCGTGACACCAATACCAGTGGTAGATTTGCTTGCAACAGCTGCTGTGAATGCCCAAATGGTGGTGGAAATTGGGAGAGTTTACGGTTGCGATTTAAATTTGGAGCGTGCAAAGGAATTGGCGCTGTCTTTGGGGAAAACTCTTGCTAGTTTGGGAATCGTTAAAGGAGCGCTGCAGTTACTTTCTGTGGCATTACAAACAAATATTGGGACTTTTATTATTGGTAGAGCCATTCAAGGCGTAACAGCTGCCTATCTGACGCGAATTGCGGGGAAAAGTTTTATTGAGTATTTTCGCAATGACCAAGATTGGGGCGATGGCGGTATAACTGAAGTTGTGCAGCGTCAGTTCCAACTGAACCGTCGGGATGAATTTATGAAGTCATTTATTCAAGAAGCGATCTCACGAGTTGTTAAACCGTTACAAGAAGAAAGCGAGCCGTGATAGGGGGGACTACTCGTTCTTGACCAAACGTTTCTCATCGATTGAACAGTGCGATCGCACTACTCAATATCTCGCTAAAGACTGCCCTAGGGGAAAGAACTCACGAAAACTATAAACACGCTATTATTCTTTTTATACTCTAAATTTTTGTTCTTTTCCTTTATTATTAACTCTACTTGTTTTTATCTAAGTAATACTCAACACTGTTTTTTCTAATTTTCTCCGTAAAAATAACTATACTATATGTTATTGTTAAATAAGGACATTACATTGTTCATTTATTTACAGGGCATTCCGGAAACAGGGGGCAAAAATAGAAAACCTATATAAGCAGTGACTCAGTAGCTAGCTAATGACAAACTATATGATAGGCAAGGTACTACAAGGACGTTACCAAGTTGTCCAGAGCTTGGGGGCTGGGGTATTTGGTGAAACATACGTTGCTGTAGATATCGAAAATCCAGAAAACCCTAAATGCGTCGTTAAACAACTCAAGGTTACTAGTACACAACCTAGTTACTTACAAATTCTAAGACTGCGGTTTCTGACAGAAACCGAAACACTAAAAAATCTCGGACATCACAACCAAATTCCCGAACTCCTGGGCTGTTTTGAGGAGAACGAACGTTTCTATTTGGTACAGGAGTTTGTTGAAGGTCACTCAGTCGCAGCAGAACTACCCATTACACCAGAATTGGGCTATCTGTGGAATGAGAGTGAGGTTGCTGAGTTTTTACAAGAAGTTTTGAGGATTCTGGATTTTGTTCACTCTCATGGTGTCATACACTGTGATGTCAAACCAGAAAATTTAATCAGACGTGCTTGTGATGGTAAGCTAATGCT
It encodes the following:
- a CDS encoding filamentous hemagglutinin N-terminal domain-containing protein; this translates as MHLQNNYLEDLNHLNLRRQNWLQLLLFCSAIVMVSTPIRAQMTPDNTLGAESSVVKSNIIINGVNGDRIEGGARRGGNLFHSFSQFNINDDQRVYFANPSGVENILTRVTGGQVSNIFGTLGTEGSANLFLLNPNGIVFGSNARLDIGGSFVATTANAVRFGGIGNFSATKPEVPPVLTINPDALLFNQISAGAIVNNSVAPSELDPSSSFIARGLRVPDGKSLLLVGGEIQMDGGSLYAFGGRVELGGLAGVGTVELKVDGQNLSLNFPNGVERSDVFLSNGSVVDAIAGDGGSIAINARNLEMRSRSGLYAGIARGIGSDSSQSGNIDIHATVAINLNNISSIINAVQPEAKGHGGNVNIRTSNLLVQGGSQIGAGTFGIGKGGSLIVNAQDIQIIGTGGTTGRGSGLFSFSEQNSTGNAGSLTIKTDSLLVKDVAVVSAATFGAGKGGSLTIDAQNIQLIGISSGLFASSELNSTGDAGSLTIKTDSLLVKDGAQISTGTLGAGKGGFLIIDAQDVQLSGRSGNPQFLSSLTTASSSTGDAGSLTIKTDSLLVKDGAVIFTGTFGAGKGGSLTIDAKDVQLIGTSSNRRFASGLLTSSVSTGDAGSLTIKTDSLLINNGAEVSASTFGAGKGGSLTIDAQNIQLIDGDISATSQRNSTGDAGSLTIKTDSLLAKDGAQVSTGTFGAGKGGSLTIDAKNVQLIGTSTDGKFGSGLYASTIPNSTGDAGDLILKTESLLLLDGAQVLTATFGAGKGGSLTIDASNIVEVVGTSFNDILSSAIATSTNSSGDAGNVNLNARRLIVRDGGSLAAETSQTSTGSSGNLVINVKDAVEVTGISNTNERLSSLSVRSRGQGQAGNLTVNSPRISVKDRGEINAESFTADGGNITLNTDLLLLRRGGTVSATAGINQGKGNGGNITINANNGFIVAVAEENSDISANAFEGRGGNINIITNGIYGLQYRPSLTQLSDINVSSQFGINGTVQINTPDIDPSGNLVELPVNLVDATQRVSTGCNRGGRQRKNSFTATGRGGLPPSPIEPLTEDSVLAQWVIPLSYVGTTEAVNRTSLEASGTATTHLSTQIVEASNWVIDRNGDIVLVAGAPGTVLYNSTSLNASCSVF
- a CDS encoding sensor histidine kinase, with protein sequence MTLTPQVSSSNFVKRTFHRLSIRQKIVMGYGLALGIAVLGTIAGLEIGNRYYQKARAQMMVADEEGGLLSELQGALLEIQSHQQEIVPILKQSQIVQAKNSDLLIHLTETKKLIERLQEFSKTHSQKDLQGFLEKHEMTFTEYFQQVQLLLQKLNSNAKSQEESEARSLIWQFYQHPDVIQFNKFTHELKLFTLSIQERQKQADLAQNQVATLQVQIIIGSILLSTALATAFAFYTSRTIARPIKAVTAVAKQVTKEANFDLQVPVITEDEVGELAISLNQLIQQVKKLLEEQNVETQARLIQNEKMCSLGRMLAGVAHEIINPVNFISGNLVHAKNYTHDILTLLQTYKTEIPNPPVSVQALAEEIDLDFLEVDLPKLLTSIEFGADRTREIARSLKDFARLDEGEIQFVDIHACLNSTLLILQNRLKKGINIVRNYGEIPNVPGYPGLLYQVFMNLLSNAVDALEEKNADTSQVIPEITITTELGDLDMVVVRIGDNGSGISLENQSKIFETFFTTKPRGIGTGLGLAITYQIVVEKHSGKITCKSELDKGTEFTVFLPMNSQ
- a CDS encoding YcjF family protein → MPLSRAIALIVGLIVILGLSLWLINSLIQLYWQLSWSSPLLGNLLSILVVICIAALIGGFVYYILVIQAGEQRQRRKRRQQANIQVPDARPEAASSTLQAVRQQLEQVQDEVTRQALLSKSREIEANLARGEIQVVVFGTGSAGKTSLVNAILGRVVGKVDAPMGTTQVGETYCLRLKGLERKILITDTPGILEAGVAGTEREQLARELATEANLLLFVVDNDIRRSEYEPLRSLAEIGKRSLVVLNKVDLYTDEDKEVILARLRERVRGFIAPSDVVAISANPQVVELEEGGLFQPEPEILPLLKRMAAILRAEGEDLVADNILLQSLRLGEEARKIIDAQRRRQANKIVERFQWIVAGVVSVTPIPVVDLLATAAVNAQMVVEIGRVYGCDLNLERAKELALSLGKTLASLGIVKGALQLLSVALQTNIGTFIIGRAIQGVTAAYLTRIAGKSFIEYFRNDQDWGDGGITEVVQRQFQLNRRDEFMKSFIQEAISRVVKPLQEESEP